One region of Cyanobium sp. M30B3 genomic DNA includes:
- a CDS encoding B12-binding domain-containing radical SAM protein: MRVLLIYPRFPKTYWSMHGALELVGRKVLLPPLGLITVAALLPDSWQLRLVDCNVREIREDEWLWADLIIASAMMVQKQDLGRLIQDAATRQLPVAVGGPFASSTPDAPELQQAPYLILDEGEITIPMFVEALARGETQGRFSSSGERPDMSLSPIPRFDLLDRDAYSMMALQYSRGCPFQCEFCDIIVLYGRKPRTKQPAQFLRELDQLHGLGWRGEIFLVDDNFIGNKRNVKLLLPEIRHWQEHHDHPFRFTTEASVDLASDPELMQGMVSCGFGRVFLGIETPDQSSLTFTNKVQNTRSPLVEAVDAITDHGLHVMAGFILGFDGEQPGAGQRIAAFVNRTAIPLAMLGILVALPNTALWHRLSREGRLLDADDQFDQGVQTHLLNFLPDRSMDDIAAEFLQAFSDLYEPIAYAKRAYRYAIKLAQGRRRHVHGNVSPQEWQQRIGVMGGLLTLFWRQGLKRPSRAVFWQQLADILTNHPLILTEYIWLLMLNEHFLDYQQMVVRQVEEQLAYAQTHRVHQQLAISNWVGVKEPHSEDAR, encoded by the coding sequence ATGCGAGTTCTTCTGATCTACCCGCGCTTTCCGAAAACCTACTGGAGTATGCACGGCGCTCTTGAACTGGTGGGTCGCAAGGTGCTGCTTCCACCGCTTGGCTTGATCACGGTCGCCGCACTGTTGCCTGATTCATGGCAGCTGCGGTTGGTGGACTGCAATGTGCGAGAGATCCGTGAGGATGAGTGGCTCTGGGCTGATCTGATCATCGCCTCGGCCATGATGGTGCAAAAGCAGGATCTGGGGAGGCTGATTCAGGATGCGGCCACTCGCCAGCTGCCCGTGGCGGTTGGTGGTCCGTTTGCCAGCTCCACTCCGGATGCACCTGAACTACAGCAGGCCCCGTATCTGATTCTCGACGAGGGCGAGATCACGATTCCCATGTTTGTGGAGGCCCTTGCTCGGGGCGAGACCCAGGGGCGTTTCAGTTCCAGCGGTGAGCGCCCGGATATGAGCCTTTCACCGATACCACGCTTCGACCTTCTGGACAGAGATGCATACAGCATGATGGCTCTCCAGTACTCACGCGGGTGCCCATTTCAGTGTGAGTTCTGCGACATCATTGTGTTGTACGGGCGCAAGCCTCGTACCAAACAGCCGGCGCAGTTCCTGCGCGAACTCGACCAGCTCCATGGCCTGGGCTGGCGTGGTGAGATCTTCCTCGTGGATGACAACTTCATCGGCAACAAGCGCAATGTGAAGCTGTTACTGCCTGAGATCCGGCACTGGCAGGAGCACCACGATCATCCGTTCCGCTTCACCACTGAAGCATCGGTGGATCTTGCTAGCGATCCCGAACTGATGCAGGGGATGGTGAGCTGCGGCTTCGGGCGAGTGTTCCTCGGCATCGAGACCCCCGACCAATCCAGCCTGACGTTCACCAACAAGGTGCAGAACACCCGCAGCCCGCTCGTGGAGGCGGTGGATGCGATCACCGATCACGGCCTGCACGTGATGGCTGGCTTCATTCTGGGATTTGATGGCGAGCAACCCGGCGCGGGCCAGCGGATCGCGGCGTTTGTGAACCGCACTGCCATTCCTCTGGCCATGCTCGGCATCCTCGTGGCACTACCCAACACTGCGCTCTGGCATCGCCTGTCCCGCGAAGGTCGACTTCTGGATGCTGACGATCAGTTTGATCAAGGCGTGCAGACCCATCTGCTCAATTTCCTGCCGGATCGTTCCATGGACGACATTGCTGCTGAGTTTCTGCAGGCCTTCAGCGATCTGTATGAGCCCATCGCCTACGCCAAGCGGGCCTATCGCTATGCCATCAAGCTGGCGCAAGGCCGTCGCCGCCATGTCCATGGCAACGTTTCTCCCCAGGAATGGCAACAGCGCATTGGCGTGATGGGAGGTCTGCTCACGCTCTTCTGGAGACAAGGACTCAAGCGCCCGAGCCGCGCAGTGTTCTGGCAGCAGTTGGCAGACATCCTCACTAATCATCCGTTGATCCTTACTGAGTACATCTGGCTGCTGATGCTCAATGAACACTTTCTCGACTACCAGCAAATGGTGGTCAGACAGGTGGAGGAACAGCTCGCCTACGCACAAACGCACCGAGTCCATCAGCAACTGGCCATCAGCAACTGGGTTGGCGTCAAAGAACCCCACTCGGAGGATGCTCGGTGA
- a CDS encoding 4a-hydroxytetrahydrobiopterin dehydratase, which produces MDLSELHRLRQQLEDWSFSGQHHMHKSWRFRHAQQALKWHGLAKELSASHGGDCYFYLGHVGSGRVETDILNHLQGHLTRADLEVALMMDRLEDDVKEADTEAQP; this is translated from the coding sequence ATGGATCTCTCAGAATTGCATCGGCTGCGGCAGCAGCTTGAAGACTGGTCCTTTTCCGGCCAACACCATATGCATAAAAGCTGGCGGTTTCGTCATGCCCAACAGGCGCTGAAGTGGCATGGCCTGGCCAAAGAACTGAGCGCGAGTCACGGTGGCGACTGTTACTTCTATCTGGGCCATGTTGGCAGTGGGCGCGTCGAGACGGATATCCTCAATCATCTGCAGGGGCATTTAACAAGAGCGGATCTTGAAGTCGCCTTGATGATGGATCGGCTCGAGGATGATGTGAAAGAGGCTGACACAGAAGCTCAACCATGA